The genomic DNA ACTGTTTGATCAGATCACAACATGCATCATACTCAACATGCACGTCCCACTGAATATCCGCTACCTGGCCTTCAGGGGCGGAAATTTAATAAACTTCTGCTGCATAATCTTTGTTCTGTCCAAACATCATCACCCAGCAACCGCTCAAAAGCTCCGCCTACTGTTGGTGGAAATGTATTGTCATAACTTTTTGTGTCAAAGGCCTCGACCATGACAAAGAGAAGATGATGCATCAATGACAGCTTCTAACAAAAGAAGATGGAGCTTTTATCTTGTTGTGATCCCCACCAGAGGGCAGAGCACAAttctgattttcattttcagtctaTAAAGGGCTCCCACGAACATTTATAACTTCTTTATAGCTTATTTTGTATTGGTAACAATGGTGAAGGAATCATGCAAATGCCTATTAAAGCCCTTTAAAACACCATATCTGAGTAAAGTTAAATTGTTAAGTGGAAACAGGGAGTTTCCTATTAAAGTAAGtgtgaattattaaaaaagatAGCTCAGATATGGTATTTTAAGAGGCTTTGATTTTGAAATTGCACATCAGAATGACCTAATGTTTTTAGAGTGACATCCTGAGGTGGTGTACTATCAATTTGAATGGAAATTGTTGAGAGATCATATCATGATCTGCGAAAACTGGAAGACTGAAGTTATttctataatttaaaaaaaaattattcattttgtttcatttagttatttaagtgtttttcttcatttttgccTGAATTAATAACTGTGATCACTTTTCACAGaaggttatttatttgtttttgtttttttaatcagctcTCGCACGTTCCTATACCTTAATGCCTAATATATATACAGGCTCTGCAAAATAATGTGGGGGCTAGTTTGACCCTGCTCTCCCTTTTCTCGTCTCGTACTGTTCCTTTTATTACCTGTGGTTTTGACATTTGGACTGATTCTCATTAtaatctgggttttttgtttttgtttggagCATTAAAGGACCAAAGGTGGCAGATTGCCTCCCCCTCACCTTCCAAGCATGTCGGACAACCTACTGTGGCCATCTCTAGAGccactgtttgttttgtccattctgggcttcTGTAGAAACATCGCAGTACAACATGTTGggctccgtggaagaggacTTGCTCCCTTTGTAGTTATAAATGGGTTAGCAAAaccattttcttattttcagatggttatacacaaattaaaacatacttattaatattatatccCATTTCTGCTAAATCTGATCCATTAAATGCCaataaatcttacacactggtcttGAAAGCCGCCTCATTTTGGTGCTGCCCTTTTCTGCTCTGTACATCCACTTGTGACATGTTTTCCGATTCTGTCAGCTGATTGGTGTTGATATTAGACTAACtgagactgctgaagcctcatattagcttgaTGTCAACTTTGAACTGTATTTTTGCACACACTTTGGCCCCCATCAGTTACATACAAAGCACATTTAGAAGGAGACCTTTTTTGCCAAACTTTATTTGGCAATTAATGGTGTAGAAGCCAAtaggagagaggggaatgagCTGTGGGGTAGGTCCCTTGCTGGAATCGAACCAGCAAAGTTGCAATTACgtggcatgcgcagtaaccactcGTCTATCAGACTGCTCCAACCAAAACCTTTTAATAGTCAGAAAGAACAGGAagatgattacagcaaggaaaacctctttcagtgttcatatggacacctgacaaTTTGAGAATCTATCTTTTAATTCATGTCAAGATAATAAACAAACTCCATATTCAGATTACgcagatgttttatttgtgaaagATGCCAGTTTACTGAAGCAATAATTTTATAGCCATAGTTCTTGCAACTGTTCAATTCAACCCTTTTGGTCTTTCTTTATATGTTTGATATTACCTCTAAGGTTGTCGCCATTAATCTTGAATCAAATCCCTAACTTATTATCCTCGTCTCATCTAAATCAACAATGATTTTGACTTTAGCTCAGAAAGTCTTTACTTACGCAATGGAATAaaactacactgtaaaaatgaaaagtttatGAAAACCTATAACAAaggctaccatgcagggtgccaacctgctcataagaggagacttacattcattcacCATTGACACAGCTATCAGGAGCAAtgtggggttaagtatcttgccgaAAGACATATCGATATGTTGACTGGaagagccgggaatcgaacctccaacattcattcattagtgTACGGtgaataattttaatttttgcatctGTAGGCTACCATACAAACTTAAATGTGCTATATTCCCCCACTCCTCCTACCTTAGACTTTCAGTGGAGAGATTTGAGATCAACCTACCACTGCCCCTCTCcccatctcctacttctgactgtgagatcttctcagcaggccCCATATCACCCATATCTAAATCCACCACTGCAAATTCACCACTCTCCTAATTTGGAAGAATTTGGCTACCTTTCATTAAGTACCTTGCAGTTTAAAATAAGCAGAGAAACTATATTTTAAATCTATAATGTTTCACACTGTCAAAAAGTTTTAAAGAATTTGAATCAGCGTAAATACACAGGGAACTTTGATGGGTTAAGGGTGACAGGACGAGATTATCTAGACTCTTTATTGCGTTTTCTTCTCGCCCCACCCTGACATCATTATGTGATTTATGTTTATTGCTTCTTACGTGTGTGAGCTTGTTGGCTTTCTGAATTATATATTGCCAAGATGAGTGACCACGAAATTAAAATCTTCACATGTTCACTCTGATGACGATGGAGGCCTATTGAAGCCAAAAAAGGACATGTTGACCTTATTTGTTCTGTCAGGATTAATCTAAAGTACATGTAgcataatgtgtttctaaagcGGCAGTGATCATGTTGTGTTCTCTATCAACCATTTGATAATTATAGTAATCATTCATCAAGGTGAAGTTTAAACTGATAAGCTCACTATGGCAACCCAGAGATAACCACATAATTTATCAAGGAAAACATATGTGCATATCAGAAAAGAGTAGAGCAAAATCAAATGTAAAGGTTGTAAAACAATATATCTCAATAtgagggctgggtattgtttagAAAATCACCATTCCGGAACCAATACCAGTACCTTTAAAGGTGATACTAATAAAGTAATTCATTggacaccttttttttctacttcatttgatacccatcattGGAATAGACACACTGCCCATTCGCATGATGGGTAAAATGTTACTCCTCCCTATCAAAGATTcagattattaaaaaatgtattaaatgactGTATAAAACTGTACTGTGAAGTATTGTCACCACAGACTTTACGGTTTGTAGCTGCTGTACAGTGGCGATTTAAGATGGGACAAACAATTacgctacaggttcaaatggttttattttaacagctttaatgtacttAGGATAgttctgttattaatattgtctttccctCAGAGTTTATTAACTATCTTAGGGTACTCTCtatagaaatctgtgattgtttgttctgaaccattattattatacactatagtagaccactctactatgtattcatatttttcttgttgtaatttacgttatccagtgaaattagCAATtaagcagggggtttgaacacttgcaaaTTGTATgccaaattctcattaggagctgaacCCCCCTAAATGTCTGATCCTGGAATTGGTGGGCCAATAACACGCAGCATCAAATTGAAGAACGCTTGGCTGTGAGTAAAACCATACAAGCAGTAATTTTTTTCTAGATCTGGGCACAAAAAGTATCGTTTCACAGGAGAAGTTTCAATACTGGTTCAGTCAGTAACTGGACAGAATATTTCTCAAATAATAGTATCTGCTTCACCGTATTTTCACACTTCAAACTTGACAGTCATTagacataataacataataaactaaaactaaaacaatccATGCTCTGGTTTGTATTTTACAGATGTCGTCCTCCAGCTgaatgtaactgtgtgtgttgcggccaacaggaagtcagacacattAAACTTAGAggtatttcaacatttttttaatgtattcttaaaagacaacaaacaaaaccacaagATACACTTGGATACTTAATTCCGGAGGttatttaacaacatttaaCTGAGAAAGCTAATTAACATGTTCAATCAATGCTTCTGCGGATAGTGTATCATTTACTCCCAACATAAAATTGTTGGTAAACCTACTCCATAATTTTTACATTggatattttgacttgtcagcAGGTAGATCACAGGTGTgtataataacattaacaatgctGAAATGCAGCCAAAATTAATGATGTAAGTTTAAAATCTTGccaatatgcaaatatttcaaatattgcAAATATTGGTTGTAGCTTGGAGTCACAACTGACACCAGATGGAGCCATTTGTCATCAAACTGATCATTTGAGGTAAAGTTCAGCTCTGTTTTCCACTGAATGACAAAGTTTTGTTGTAATCTCAGAATCTGAGAGGAAACTACTCAAAGACACACAATTTCCAGTTGATTTCCAGGACTACTAATAGTTCGTTTTTACTGGAAGGTTAGACTGGACTCTTTAGACTGGATGTAGTCTCATGATATCATAAAATCGGACATGTCCCCGCCTACTGATCAtctggggatttctaaatgcaAGATAGTTGCTCCAACAGACACTAACAAACCTACGACCCTTACATTTTGTCACGGACACCTTACTGGAAATGATGCTCTCCTCCCATTTTCCTCTGTAGTGAAATGCATGTCACCACCCTAATATGAAGGCCTGTAATTGTTTCCACTCAGTTTTAATAACAAAAGCTGGGCGATAGTCCTCAGTTTCTTGTTAAGTGAAGTGTTTAGAGACTGATTTGTGAGTCTACATTGGATGAATTACTCACAGGAAAAGGCTTAGTCAGATTTTATTGGcagaaaaaacactgacatgtgACAGGAAACATCAATACTTAACATTTGTGGTCAGAATTCAACAGCAGACttcaaaaaacttaaaacagcTTTTGTCATCATCCTTTTTAGTTGAAAACTGTGTCAGAGGTCATAtgctgcacatgcacacatcattTCTGAGCCTCACAATGGTAGGATAAGGATCCCCTATCAGTCTGTTGGTGAATTTTTTCATCCTATTTCTCAATTTGGTTTCACCACAAAGTCCCTTAAGCCTCCGCCCACTGTGACCTCAGCCATGACTTACTTTGGTCACCTCTACCCCTGCCTGGCTTTTCTCCGATAGTGTAGGCAGCgctttgacattttctttagcGTTGGCAGTATTACGACGATGAAACCCCTCGATTTCGCTGAATTGGCTTTGCCATCCACACATTCTTCCCATGATTCCTCTTGACACTGCTGGTGACAACATCAGCATGACTACAGGCTCCAGGAAAACATTACAGGAGCTTGTAAGCATAGCATATGTCCTCCACTCCAGATTTTCCTTCAATATAAACCCCACAACGTGTGAGGCATTGTAGGGTGCATAGcacaccacaaacacagcaagTGTGGAGAGTGCAACAGCCAGAACTCTTCTCTTTCCCATAGGGCGCAAATTTGAGCGCCATACTAAGGTAACACATCTCAGTGTGCAATAGGACGTCACAATCAGTGGCAAAATAAACAGGACGATGGCCATCTCCAGGCGCAGGGGCAGCAGAACAGCCAGCTGGGAGGCGTTGAAATGGTCATAGCAAACTGAGGCATCGTTCTTGATGTTGACAAAGTTGGCCCCACCTTCGGCCACTAGGCCAAAGCTGAGGTGTAGCAGCACCAAGGCCCACAGTGCAGCACTGATGAAGCAAGAGATACGAGCACGGCGGTAGAGCTTGTAGACAATTGGGAATGCAATGCTGAGGTAACGCCCCACCGTCACGGCGGTGATGAACAGGCAGCTGCCATAGAGCGAGGAGTAAAGGAAGAAGCTGTAAATAGGGCAGATTGGTGGTGGTAGCCTCCAATCTTGAAGAAAAGTCTCCAGTGCCTTAACAGGCAGCCAGACCACGAGTGCCAGGTTGGCCAGGCACAGGTTGAGGGCGTAGACCACGTTGGGCGTGATGCCACGTTTCCGAGCCTTGCGCACGTACACAAACAGGACCAGCAGGTTGGCAGGAAGTCCCAGAAGAAAGGTGAAGGAGTAGATAAATAGAGCAACCCAATCTTTGCCACTCACCTGCATCTCTTCACATTAGGGCATGGAAAGTGACAGTTCTTCCTTTTTATCATGGCAAATTAAATCTTCAAACAAATTCAAGCTGCCAGGAAAGTCCTGACTAACACAAGCAAACAAGGCGCACAGTTGTCTTTGTGTTCTTTTATCTTATAAATCACATATTTCAGAAGAAAGATTTTCCATTTGTGGCAGCAAGGTTGTTTCTCAAGCAGATTAGCTGCTCGTCTCCCTCCCTCATGTTCAGAATTGACTGTGACATAGAAGCAGCATCTCTGAAACACGTGACAACAGAAAAGAGGTGGTGGCCACAAAGGTGCTGATGCATGTGGGCACGAAGGGGGCGAGGTGCACACGACATCCTGACAGAGATGCAGATAAAAAGATGCATCCACTCATGCAGAAGCAGGGGGCATTTTAGCAGGCACCAGGCTGCCTTAATTGCCCTCTCTGTGGAGGGCAACAGACAGGTAGCATCTGGGCCCTtaagtgaaatgattcagaataATTCAGAGTGTCAGGAAGCGCATGGTCATCCCCTTAAAGCTGAAGCAGTCTAAATGAACTGGAGGGCTAAGCAGTAAAGTCATAAAAGTGCATAAAAGTTGATGGTCAATGCGAAGGAAGAGGATGggttgggctttgggaaacattgaCTTGTTTGTGTAATGAATGTGTTTCTCACAGTTTTATGGCAGAGATGTTTCCTCTTTTGCATGCGTGTTAAAGTGAgtgggagagaagagagggtgTGTCACGTAGAAGGCTTTTGGTGAAGAAAATGGAGCAGAAAATCACTGACTTGTTGCAGAGGCATTTTACTAGAGCAGAATGACAGATACCAAGTAACATTTTTCTAGGAAAAAGTTCAAAACAAGGCTGCTAGCTGTTTGATTAGTCTATTGATACATTGgtcaaaacaaatgtgtttgatATATACTCCTCTTCTATCTTATAATTAATGATTGGTAAGTAATTACATGTATTATTTATCAGTTGAATTGAACATAATGTTTGCACAGCCTTTAgtcatgttttgttcttttcttttttcagaagGCCTCAGAAGACTGCAGTGGGTATTTTCAATACTAGCGCCATTTACAAGTATTGTATATAAAGCCTGATACATACATAATACTTGTGAGTACATCAATTAATTTTTCGGTTTGGCTCTACTTTTGAGATTTGTTTACGattagaaaaatatagaaaattgccagGCTGATCCTTTAAACAGTCCAGGCTACGTTTTCGTAAGCAAAAAACTTTTAGCCTTAATGTTTCTTTCTTGTTAATGTAATTTTGCTCATatttaacaaagacaaaacCTTATCACCCCTATGTCTTAAATTCGTAACACAACATATTTGCCAAAGTATTAAGCAAGAATCAAATCGTATTGATTAATATAGTGCACAATAAcaattgtatgtattttattttaattgagtGTCTTAGCAGGTTGCAAGTAAGGTTATATAACTGTTCCATTTGTCGAGGCTTAAGACAGTTTGCACTGTGTGTTCAGCCAGTTGTTTTTTCTATCGCTAATACTAACCACTAAACTTATCTTTACTTTCTAAAGCTCATTGTATTATTCCAATGTAgtttaaagaaacaaatgatGATTTGTAAATGCTGTCTAAACTTTCTCTGGTGTCAATATGTATTGGAGTATGTGGTAATTTGTTGTAAGTATTATGAAAACTGATAATCAGATTCATCAACATTTACCTGATATCTTCTATCTGAACCTTCAAATACAAAAAGCCCTGAAAATCtcttttatatactgtaggtggCCTGTTGGTTTAGATGTAGCATTTCTTCTAAACAGatcttcttctctcattttaatttttataaaaaatcaGTGACTGACACAAACATCCATTTGAAAGCATAACAACTGAGGCAGGTGAGACTTACGCGGTTTATTGTCTGGCGGACCCTGTTTATTGCCTGTTTACCAGATTTTTTATCTAAACCACGTATACTGTATGAGTCAAAGTTCACGTCATTATCACCGTCTTCATGTTCCAAACAGCATCAGTTGATCAAACAATATGACTAAGCCAAACAAAGCCATTAAAGCTAATGGTCAATAAAAGTAATGACCTGACCTGAAATGAACGTGAGCACTTTTACTCTCAAATTTTTGCACTCAAACATCACATTCTAAAACAGACAACATCAAATTGATAATTACACTCAGATGCCAGACATATCCTGATGACTAGACATGTACACAAGTTATCAATTTTCAAAGATAATTTGCATAATGTTTGTGAGGAAGTTAAATAGACACAGGTGAAGTTTGTAATTGATAATTTAACACAACACAACTGAAAGCAAATTAACAACACAAACGAAGGTTTTAACAGGacaggaggatttttttttgcaaaaggTTGACAGCTActgttgaaataaatgaaataaagaaagcaTTCTGCCCTTCAGTATTAATTCAATTAATTACTCATTTAATTTGTTAAGCTAACTATTCTCTTCAAAATCCACAATATCCGAATTTCGTGTATTTTAAGGATTGACAGAGCATTTTGGTGTCATGTCCATTGCTTGACAATGTCTGCAGGATTAGAAACATTACATCCAagctaaaaacaaataaaataatcctTATTTGTTGAATTAGACCTTCAAAAACccttcaaaaaaacaacacctaaAATACCATCCTCTTACTGAGCCAGCAGCTGCAGGTTGCTCCTCCCACTAGAGTTTGTGAGCGGGACCAACAGCACCGGGGTTTTATCATTGCAGGAAGTCGGTGTGAGGCGGGTGCGAGTGTTCATGCTTCGCTGTTCCAGAGACAGGGCTTCCTGTTTTCTGGAAAGATCCTGCAACATGCGGGCATGATGGAGCTTCATCTTCTGTAATGAGTGTCTGAGTGAACATTTAATAGGAGAAACAAGCAGTGAGGATAGTTTTAGATGGATTTGGTTTAAGGCAGCACTATGCACAGAACACAATGTATAATAAAGACAACATTcctaaatgtgttttctcttttactttattcattattcaataGTTTTAAGAGAGATGTGAAATGTTACCTTTAtaaattttgtgttttgtgtgctaATTTTTGACTTTCCTCTATGTACAAAATTACCAGCTAAAAAAACTGACTTGTTTTTACTGcttaaagttaaaaacatggATTAATAATAAGCTCAAAATTGTGATCATAGCAACAAAACTCTGACTCACTGAGCCTCAGAGAGCTTCTGCTTCAGAGCCGTGATTGAAGCCTCCAGTTGACTAACTTCATTAATGAGGCCGTGATGcacctggaaaaaaaacagacaggaggAAAAGGATCAATCAGGAAGAAGCCTCCCATagtttcaattaaaacatttccactaCTATTGCTAATAGTCCTTGGTCTACTTCATATTAACCTCATCTCTGCACAGGTCCATGCCAGGTCTGCTGGTCCTGTTCTCCAGTCTGGTGTGAGCCAGCTTCAGAGAGGCTGCCTTTGCCTGCAGATCTGCATCCAGCCTGTGGATGTCGCTCTCCATATCTGCCATTTCATCTTCAGTCTACAGACAAGACACACCTTACTGATGAACAAACACCTCCCAGTAAACAGTCGCCTCTTGTCCTCCATTAATACAGCTGGTTTAAGACTTCTGGGAGGTGATATTATCAGTTCATAGGTaactcacattttttatttgccaTTCGAGCTCATCGCGTGCCTGCTCTTCGTGGTGATTGCGCTTACGAAGAGAAAACTCTGTGGCCCTGCGCTGAGTTTCCAACTCATTCTGCAGCTAAGAAATAGATGATAGAGAAAGGGAATTAATCATAAACATGTCATATCTTACTGCATAGaagacatgaaaacagaaatagTCCATGATATTCCCAAATCCTATAAAATCCAGTTCAAAATGGATGTTTCATTCAGTATTCATCTAAATGGTTTGTATAAAGCTATTAAGTAATTTTTCTGCACCTTATGTTCCATAGTATATACACTAAAAATAGTATGTGGTCATGTGTAGTTACAGTACATCACATTTACCTTGGCTCTGCTGAGACTCATATCCTCCCTCATTTGCTGGGACACCTGCATAGCCTGCTGGGCACAAGCCACATTATACTGGCTGAACTGGACCCATTCCTGGGGGGTGGAGGACCTACAACAGTGGCAATGACAGACCTTTGTTTTAGCTCAtgaggctgtttttttaaagtctgattTAACCAgacatgttgaaaatgtaaGGATTATTCTATACTTAGCTCTACTCAGGTGTTAATACCAGGATATGATGTGCTATGACCCTCAAAAAGTAAAAATTCAGTTATATTAGGAATCTAGTAGTTTAATTTTTATTCTGCTATTGCCCTGTTAAACACTcatgcaacaacaaaataaatcaatgggGATGTTAAATGCATAAAAGCTGCCAATGGACACGGTATTTGACTGCTACTTCATGCACACTCTCAACTTGAGGTTACCCTGACGGTATGCGAGTAGGATTGGTCTTCAGGGAGATCATAGGTGACTTTATTGTAAGTGACAGGCAGGACATATCAATGTCCAGGGTGTCCATCTTGTTTTGGAGGTCAGCAGTCAGCTGGTGCCGAGTCTCTTGCAAAATACTGGGAACATAAACACAGGAGGGCAGTCAAGCAGGTGCAACAACCTGCatcaacctcaccactagatggcactaaatcctccacactgcacctttaaatcatGGGTCACGCAAAGAAATAGGTTCCATTTTCACTTTTAGCGTATATGCCTCTTACCACAGCTGCTCAAAGGCCTTGTCTATGTGCTGCTGGAGAACTTGCTGTACTCTTTTAATCAGCTCCACTTCTTTTTTCAGTTGCTCATCCACAGGATCGGTGACCAGCTCGTACCCTCGCCGCCCCTCCCTCAGCGTCAGACACTCGGCACTGACCTCCAGGGGAACAGCAGTAGCAGCCAAGGCCTGCTCATTCTGCTCTTTAGACTGTCCCAACACATGTCAAGGCTGAGGTCATTTCACTGTCATTTCAAGTTTATAAAGAAAGGATAAACTGACACCTGCATTCCAACAAGTATGATTATTATCTGTTAAAAGGACACCACTTCCAGATTAAATGGTGATTACACTGGATTAAAATAACATTGATACTTgctctaaaaaacacacaaatacactcacacagGCATAAAAGTACATAGGGTCTGGCACTTCAAAAAGGCTGATATCTTTGTAGTATTGTGAACACAAAATGAGATAAGTGCTCAAATCACCAGAGTTAGAGCTTCCATCTCTTTGTCTACACTTTGTGCGCAGGTTTCCAATGCTTCCTTCCATCGAGCAACATCCCAGACCCGGTCGCTCAACCTGCGAGAGGTATCGCTCTCATCCCAGGTTGTCTGCAGAGAAAGACTGCATTAAAATGACTGAGTGTAGAATTGATACAATGTGGAGAAGGAAACTAATTTGTAGAAAAAGCATGGTATTATACTGTAGAATAACCATCCTGTAGAGTGTAACACTGACAGTTTACTGCAAGGCATCCTCACAAAACAAGAACCCACCTTACAGTTGGTCTCGTTACGTAATGACCTGCCTTCTTGTCGGATCACATTAGAAACCTGTCGCTCGTGTTGCGCGGTGGTAGACAGCTGATAGTTGTTGCTGTTCCACTCTGACACACTGTGGTGCAGGCTGGGCTTTGCAGTAAGCGAAGACATTGTACTGCTGCAGCAACATGAAAAAATGGCAGAATCTGCATTACAATATTTGTCAAGTTCTGTTAAATCTGCAGTGCGTAACTTTTACATATTAAATCAATTTCCATTACATTATAGCCCTTGCCAAATGAGTCACAGAATGCTGATTAAGTCTGTCACCGTCAGTATATGAagtttttaaatctggtgtTGGTGGCGACATTCCAGCGATGGAGTAACTTCTGTTTAGCACTCTgttaacttgaatggggataaaataatttcattgtGAGGCTTTCCAAAAGTTGTCAGACAGTGTgaatcaaattctgatagtgaaatgagGCATTTTGTAGGGACACTCAAAACTATTTACACCATTTTACGGGCGCAACAGTAGCAGCAGAGCCAATGACATATGCACTTGtcgacagtgtttttgtaattactctcacagAGGGGGGAGACACATGTTTACCACCCTAGCTTTAAGTGACTCTTTCACAGAAGGATACTAATATCCTTGACTTTCACAGTAAGCACCAACAGATGTGCTATATACTGGAACTAGCAGCAGAGTATTATCTTGAGAAACTTATATTTAGGTATtcttatattaatatatatatttccctTCACAGTTACAGTTTCAGTCAGGGTAAATGTTTTTGAATCACCCTTGAACAGTAACAATCTGATGCACAATCTGAATGGCCCAGACTCTGGACCATATGCCCAGTTTTATATGCTTCAGTATCTCCATTT from Scomber scombrus chromosome 16, fScoSco1.1, whole genome shotgun sequence includes the following:
- the si:dkey-211g8.9 gene encoding free fatty acid receptor 3, with amino-acid sequence MQVSGKDWVALFIYSFTFLLGLPANLLVLFVYVRKARKRGITPNVVYALNLCLANLALVVWLPVKALETFLQDWRLPPPICPIYSFFLYSSLYGSCLFITAVTVGRYLSIAFPIVYKLYRRARISCFISAALWALVLLHLSFGLVAEGGANFVNIKNDASVCYDHFNASQLAVLLPLRLEMAIVLFILPLIVTSYCTLRCVTLVWRSNLRPMGKRRVLAVALSTLAVFVVCYAPYNASHVVGFILKENLEWRTYAMLTSSCNVFLEPVVMLMLSPAVSRGIMGRMCGWQSQFSEIEGFHRRNTANAKENVKALPTLSEKSQAGVEVTKVSHG
- the tekt2 gene encoding tektin-2 → MSSLTAKPSLHHSVSEWNSNNYQLSTTAQHERQVSNVIRQEGRSLRNETNCKTTWDESDTSRRLSDRVWDVARWKEALETCAQSVDKEMEALTLSKEQNEQALAATAVPLEVSAECLTLREGRRGYELVTDPVDEQLKKEVELIKRVQQVLQQHIDKAFEQLCILQETRHQLTADLQNKMDTLDIDMSCLSLTIKSPMISLKTNPTRIPSGSSTPQEWVQFSQYNVACAQQAMQVSQQMREDMSLSRAKLQNELETQRRATEFSLRKRNHHEEQARDELEWQIKNTEDEMADMESDIHRLDADLQAKAASLKLAHTRLENRTSRPGMDLCRDEVHHGLINEVSQLEASITALKQKLSEAQHSLQKMKLHHARMLQDLSRKQEALSLEQRSMNTRTRLTPTSCNDKTPVLLVPLTNSSGRSNLQLLAQ